A genomic window from Aquabacterium sp. OR-4 includes:
- the fmt gene encoding methionyl-tRNA formyltransferase, translated as MKLVFAGTPEFAAEALRQLLAAGHTVPLVLTQPDRPAGRGMKLTPSPVKALALQHGIAVAQPRSLRLDGKYPDDAAAARQALLGAAPEAMVVAAYGLILPQWVLDLPARGCLNIHASLLPRWRGAAPIHRAIEAGDAQTGITLMQMDAGLDTGDMLLTAAQAIRPDDTTATLHDRLATQGGALCVQGLAAPEALRRTPQPAEGVNYAHKIEKHEAAIDWRQPAAVIERRVRAFDPFPGASFTLGNEVVKLWAAEVLPQAGGTPGQVLQADGQRLLVACGDGALALRTLQRPGGRRIDVGVLLQQCPGLAGTQLG; from the coding sequence ATGAAGCTCGTTTTCGCCGGCACGCCGGAATTTGCCGCCGAGGCGCTGCGCCAGCTGCTGGCCGCCGGGCACACCGTGCCGCTGGTGCTGACCCAGCCCGACCGCCCGGCCGGCCGTGGCATGAAGCTCACGCCCTCACCTGTGAAGGCCCTGGCGCTGCAGCACGGCATCGCCGTGGCCCAGCCACGCAGCCTGCGGCTGGACGGCAAGTACCCTGACGATGCCGCGGCGGCGCGCCAGGCGCTGCTGGGCGCCGCGCCCGAGGCCATGGTGGTGGCCGCCTACGGCCTGATCCTGCCGCAGTGGGTGCTGGATCTGCCGGCGCGCGGCTGCCTGAACATCCATGCCTCGCTGCTGCCGCGCTGGCGTGGCGCGGCGCCCATCCACCGCGCCATCGAGGCCGGCGATGCCCAGACCGGCATCACGCTGATGCAGATGGACGCCGGCCTGGACACCGGCGACATGCTGCTCACCGCGGCGCAGGCCATCCGCCCCGACGACACCACCGCCACGCTGCACGACCGCCTGGCCACGCAGGGTGGTGCGCTGTGCGTGCAGGGCTTGGCCGCACCCGAGGCACTGCGGCGCACGCCGCAGCCGGCCGAGGGCGTCAACTACGCGCACAAGATCGAGAAGCACGAGGCGGCCATCGACTGGCGCCAGCCGGCGGCGGTGATCGAGCGCCGCGTGCGCGCCTTCGACCCGTTTCCCGGCGCCAGCTTCACACTCGGCAACGAGGTGGTGAAGCTGTGGGCGGCCGAGGTGCTGCCGCAGGCCGGCGGCACGCCGGGCCAGGTGCTGCAGGCCGACGGCCAGCGCCTGCTGGTGGCCTGCGGCGACGGCGCGCTGGCGCTGCGCACGCTGCAGCGGCCGGGCGGCCGGCGCATCGATGTGGGCGTGCTGCTGCAGCAGTGCCCCGGCCTGGCCGGCACCCAGCTCGGCTGA
- the htpX gene encoding zinc metalloprotease HtpX, with product MFNLMKTAILMAAITALFMLLGRVLGGQTGMMLALLVALGMNFFSYWFSDKMVLKMYNAREVDDSTAPQFVGMVRELAERAQIPMPRVYVIDDNAPNAFATGRNPEHAAVAATTGILRTLSAREMRGVMAHELAHVKHRDILISTVSATMAGAISMLANFGMMFGGRDSEGRPVNPLAGLLVAILAPMAAALIQMAISRAREFEADRGGAEISGDPQALASALQKIERFARGAPLEAAERHPETAQMMIVNPLSGGGLRGLFSTHPSTEERVERLLAMR from the coding sequence ATGTTCAACCTGATGAAGACCGCCATCCTGATGGCGGCCATCACCGCCCTCTTCATGCTGCTCGGCCGTGTGCTGGGCGGGCAGACCGGCATGATGCTGGCGCTGCTGGTGGCGCTGGGGATGAACTTCTTCAGCTACTGGTTCAGCGACAAGATGGTGCTGAAGATGTACAACGCCCGCGAGGTGGACGACAGCACCGCGCCGCAGTTCGTGGGCATGGTGCGCGAGCTGGCCGAGCGCGCGCAGATCCCGATGCCGCGGGTGTACGTGATCGACGACAACGCGCCCAATGCCTTTGCCACCGGCCGCAACCCCGAGCATGCCGCGGTGGCGGCCACCACCGGCATCCTGCGCACCCTCAGCGCACGCGAGATGCGCGGCGTGATGGCCCACGAGCTGGCGCATGTGAAGCACCGCGACATCCTGATCTCCACCGTCAGCGCCACGATGGCCGGCGCGATCAGCATGCTGGCCAACTTCGGCATGATGTTCGGTGGCCGTGACAGCGAGGGTCGGCCGGTCAACCCGCTGGCCGGTCTGCTGGTGGCCATCCTGGCACCGATGGCGGCCGCGCTGATCCAGATGGCGATCAGCCGCGCGCGCGAGTTCGAGGCCGACCGCGGCGGCGCCGAGATCTCGGGCGACCCGCAGGCCCTGGCCTCGGCGCTGCAGAAGATCGAGCGCTTTGCCCGCGGCGCACCGCTCGAGGCCGCCGAGCGCCACCCCGAGACGGCGCAGATGATGATCGTCAACCCGCTGTCGGGCGGCGGCCTGCGCGGCCTGTTCTCCACCCACCCGTCCACCGAGGAACGCGTGGAGCGCCTGCTGGCCATGCGCTGA
- a CDS encoding head GIN domain-containing protein: MNSTPRSRPMTGWLDRLFGLALASALLMLAITAWPGAARAADRVVGSGEAATEQRSPGDFDSIQTQGFKVSVRQGAVPAVSVTADANLLPLLESVVDGRTLVLRWKRGTSLQTRVAPQIQVTVPQLRGLAVQGSGKLLAEALKVPQLRVQISGSGDVQLADISTDELSIDVSGSGDVLAAGQATRLVVKIAGSGDVKAAGLRADDAKVSIAGSGSVDLQAQRTLDIGIAGSGDVRHTGNATVQTKVAGSGKVKKY, encoded by the coding sequence ATGAATTCCACCCCCCGTTCACGGCCGATGACCGGCTGGCTTGACCGCCTGTTCGGCCTGGCCCTGGCCAGCGCCCTGTTGATGCTGGCCATCACCGCCTGGCCCGGCGCCGCGCGCGCTGCCGATCGCGTGGTGGGCAGCGGCGAGGCCGCCACCGAGCAGCGCAGCCCGGGCGATTTCGACAGCATCCAGACCCAGGGCTTCAAGGTGAGCGTGCGCCAGGGCGCGGTGCCGGCCGTCAGCGTGACGGCCGATGCCAACCTGCTGCCGCTGCTGGAAAGCGTGGTCGACGGCCGCACCCTGGTGCTGCGCTGGAAGCGCGGCACCAGCCTGCAGACGCGCGTGGCGCCGCAGATCCAGGTCACCGTGCCGCAGCTGCGCGGGCTGGCCGTGCAAGGCTCGGGCAAGCTGCTGGCCGAGGCGCTGAAGGTGCCGCAGCTGCGCGTGCAGATCAGCGGCTCGGGCGATGTGCAGCTGGCCGACATCAGCACCGACGAGCTGAGCATCGACGTATCGGGCTCGGGCGATGTGCTGGCCGCCGGCCAGGCCACGCGGCTGGTGGTGAAGATCGCCGGCTCGGGCGATGTCAAGGCTGCCGGCCTGCGTGCGGACGATGCCAAGGTCAGCATCGCCGGCTCGGGCAGTGTCGACCTGCAGGCCCAGCGCACGCTGGACATCGGCATCGCCGGCTCGGGCGATGTGCGCCACACCGGCAACGCCACGGTGCAGACCAAGGTGGCCGGCTCGGGCAAGGTGAAGAAGTACTGA
- a CDS encoding AzlC family ABC transporter permease, whose protein sequence is MVGIALGIGAWGLVTGVAMVKSGLDPWLAVLMSLTVFAGTAQLAATPLMASGAPIWVVWATALCLNLRFVVFSTQWRPYFAHLPRRRRALLAYFCADLNYVLFMRRFPEPRPAPEQQPYFWGGVTVNAGSWHVMSLLGIALGHRVPAEWGLGFAGTVALLGMTYAMLADRATWLPAVVAGAAAVAAYALPLKLNMLVAIAAAVVVGTVIDHTRPLRSRGA, encoded by the coding sequence ATGGTGGGCATTGCGCTGGGCATCGGCGCCTGGGGCCTGGTGACCGGCGTGGCCATGGTCAAGAGCGGGCTCGATCCCTGGCTGGCCGTGCTGATGTCGCTCACCGTGTTTGCCGGCACGGCCCAGCTGGCCGCCACACCGCTGATGGCCAGCGGCGCGCCGATCTGGGTGGTGTGGGCCACGGCGCTGTGCCTGAACCTGCGCTTCGTGGTCTTCAGCACGCAGTGGCGGCCCTACTTCGCCCACCTGCCGCGGCGGCGCCGCGCGCTGCTGGCCTACTTTTGCGCCGATCTGAACTACGTGCTGTTCATGCGCCGCTTTCCCGAGCCCAGGCCGGCGCCCGAGCAGCAGCCCTACTTCTGGGGCGGCGTCACGGTCAACGCCGGCAGCTGGCATGTGATGTCGCTGCTGGGCATTGCGCTGGGCCACCGCGTGCCGGCCGAATGGGGCCTGGGCTTTGCCGGCACCGTGGCCCTGCTGGGCATGACCTACGCGATGCTGGCCGACCGCGCCACCTGGCTGCCCGCCGTGGTGGCCGGCGCCGCGGCCGTGGCCGCCTATGCCCTGCCGCTCAAGCTGAACATGCTGGTGGCCATTGCCGCCGCGGTGGTGGTGGGCACGGTGATCGACCACACGCGGCCGCTGCGCAGTCGGGGCGCCTGA
- a CDS encoding AzlD domain-containing protein: MATWEVLLTIAGLALITLLTRGFFILPERELPMPDWLREGLRYAPVGALVAVIAPELVMSQGQLISTWRDPRLAGALAATLYYLWRRDMLGTIVAGTATMLICRLGLGW; this comes from the coding sequence ATGGCCACCTGGGAGGTTCTGCTCACCATTGCCGGGCTGGCGCTGATCACGCTGCTGACGCGCGGCTTCTTCATCCTGCCCGAGCGCGAACTGCCGATGCCCGACTGGCTGCGCGAGGGCCTGCGCTACGCCCCGGTGGGCGCGCTGGTGGCGGTGATCGCACCCGAGCTGGTGATGAGCCAGGGCCAGCTGATCAGCACCTGGCGCGACCCCCGCCTGGCCGGTGCGCTGGCCGCCACGCTGTACTACCTGTGGCGGCGCGACATGCTGGGCACCATCGTGGCCGGCACGGCCACGATGTTGATCTGCCGGCTGGGCCTGGGCTGGTGA
- a CDS encoding phosphoglycerate kinase produces the protein MKILRLQDLAAQGQLAGKRVFIRADLNVPQDDAGAITEDTRIRASVPAIELALKAGAAVMVTSHLGRPTEGEFKPEDSLAPVAKRLGELLGREVPVLAHWVDGVTVAPGQLVMLENCRLNKGEKKNNEDLAKKMAALCDVYVNDAFGTAHRAEGTTYGIAQFAPIACAGPLLAAEIDAISQALAAPKRPLVAIVAGSKVSTKLTILKSLSANVDGLIVGGGIANTFMLAAGLKIGKSLAEPDLVGEAKAVIEAMAARGAAVPIPEDVVCAKAFAADAPATVKAATEVEDDDLILDIGPKTAATLAAQLKAAGTIVWNGPVGVFEFEAFSRGTEAIARAIADSSAFSIAGGGDTLAAIAKYGIEQQVGYISTGGGAFLEVLEGKTLPAFEILAKRAQG, from the coding sequence ATGAAGATTCTTCGACTGCAAGACCTGGCCGCGCAAGGCCAGCTGGCCGGCAAGCGCGTGTTCATCCGCGCCGATCTGAACGTGCCGCAAGACGATGCCGGCGCCATCACCGAAGACACGCGCATCCGCGCCTCGGTGCCGGCCATCGAGCTGGCGCTGAAGGCCGGCGCCGCGGTGATGGTCACCAGCCACCTGGGCCGCCCGACCGAGGGCGAGTTCAAGCCCGAGGATTCGCTGGCACCCGTGGCCAAGCGCCTGGGCGAGCTGCTGGGCCGCGAGGTGCCGGTGCTGGCCCACTGGGTCGATGGCGTCACGGTGGCCCCGGGCCAGCTGGTGATGCTGGAAAACTGCCGCCTGAACAAGGGCGAGAAGAAGAACAACGAAGACCTGGCCAAGAAGATGGCCGCGCTGTGCGACGTCTACGTGAACGACGCCTTCGGCACCGCGCACCGCGCCGAGGGCACCACCTACGGCATCGCCCAGTTCGCACCCATCGCCTGCGCCGGCCCGCTGCTGGCCGCCGAGATCGACGCCATCAGCCAGGCCCTGGCCGCGCCCAAGCGCCCGCTGGTGGCCATCGTGGCGGGCAGCAAGGTGAGCACCAAGCTCACCATCCTGAAGAGCCTGAGCGCCAACGTCGACGGCCTGATCGTCGGCGGCGGCATTGCCAACACCTTCATGCTGGCCGCCGGCCTGAAGATCGGCAAGAGCCTGGCCGAGCCCGACCTGGTGGGCGAAGCCAAGGCCGTGATCGAGGCCATGGCCGCACGCGGCGCGGCCGTGCCCATCCCCGAAGACGTGGTGTGCGCCAAGGCCTTTGCCGCCGATGCGCCGGCCACCGTGAAGGCTGCCACCGAGGTGGAAGACGACGACCTGATCCTCGACATCGGCCCCAAGACCGCCGCCACGCTGGCCGCACAACTCAAGGCCGCCGGCACCATCGTCTGGAACGGCCCGGTGGGCGTGTTCGAGTTCGAGGCCTTCAGCCGCGGCACCGAGGCCATCGCCCGCGCCATTGCCGACAGCAGCGCCTTCAGCATTGCCGGCGGCGGCGACACGCTGGCGGCCATTGCCAAGTACGGCATCGAGCAGCAGGTGGGTTACATCTCCACCGGCGGCGGCGCGTTCCTGGAGGTGCTGGAAGGCAAGACGCTGCCGGCCTTCGAGATCCTGGCCAAGCGCGCACAAGGCTGA
- a CDS encoding NADP-dependent malic enzyme codes for MASELTPAEQALRDAALEYHRSPTRGKIAVLPTKPLSNQRDLSLAYSPGVAYACLAIEQDPTLAAEYTSRANLVGVITNGTAVLGLGDIGPLAGKPVMEGKGCLFKKFAGIDVFDIELAERDPDKLVEIIAALEPTLGGINLEDIKAPECFHIERALRERLHIPVFHDDQHGTAIISSAALLNALELVGKPIDQVRLVASGAGAAAIACLDLMVGLGVVIGHITVVDSKGVIRAGRADVAAGKLDESKQRYCQKTEALTLADAVKGADVFLGCSAAGVLTPEMVATMAAQPIILALANPEPEIRPELAKAARPDCIVATGRSDYPNQVNNVLCFPYIFRGALDCGATRINEAMKLACVREIAALAKAETPSEVAAAYAGQELRFGPDYIIPKPFDARLILRIAPAVAQAAAESGVATRPIADLDAYRQQLGRFVYQTGMVMRPVFAAAKAAHARQPVRVVYAEGEDERVLRAVQVVLDEGLARPILIGRPAVMAMRIERAGLRLKAGVDFDVCDPEDDPRFRSYWALYHQLMGRDGVSQEAAKAAVRRSNTLIACLMLRRGEAEAMLCGLVGQYDAHLAHVCKVIGRAPGVGTLAAMNALMLEEHTLFITDTFVNETPDAAALAEIARLAANEVRRFGMPPKVAFVSHSMYGSSQRESARRMRAARDLFVQWCPDVECDGELQGDAALSEPIRESFLADATLKGAANLLVLPNLDAANILFNVLKVTSGHGVTIGPMLLGAAAPVHVLTPSATMRRVVNMTALAVADATAPKETAR; via the coding sequence ATGGCATCCGAGCTCACCCCGGCCGAGCAGGCGCTGCGCGACGCGGCGCTGGAATACCACCGCAGCCCCACGCGGGGCAAGATTGCGGTGCTGCCCACCAAGCCGCTCAGCAACCAGCGTGACCTGAGCCTGGCCTATTCACCCGGCGTGGCCTATGCCTGCCTGGCCATCGAGCAAGACCCCACGCTGGCGGCCGAGTACACCAGCCGCGCCAACCTGGTGGGCGTGATCACCAACGGCACGGCCGTGCTGGGCCTGGGCGACATCGGCCCGCTGGCCGGCAAGCCGGTGATGGAGGGCAAGGGCTGCCTGTTCAAGAAGTTCGCCGGCATCGATGTGTTCGACATCGAGCTGGCCGAGCGCGATCCCGACAAGCTGGTGGAGATCATTGCCGCGCTCGAGCCCACGCTGGGCGGCATCAACCTCGAGGACATCAAGGCGCCCGAGTGCTTCCACATCGAGCGGGCGCTGCGCGAGCGGCTCCACATCCCGGTGTTTCACGACGACCAGCACGGCACGGCCATCATCAGCTCGGCCGCGCTGCTCAACGCGCTCGAACTGGTGGGCAAGCCCATCGACCAGGTGCGGCTGGTGGCCTCGGGCGCCGGCGCCGCGGCCATCGCCTGCCTGGACCTGATGGTGGGCCTGGGCGTGGTCATCGGCCACATCACGGTGGTCGACAGCAAGGGCGTGATCCGCGCCGGCCGGGCCGATGTGGCGGCCGGCAAGCTCGACGAGAGCAAGCAGCGCTACTGCCAGAAGACCGAGGCGCTGACCCTGGCCGATGCGGTGAAGGGCGCCGACGTGTTTCTCGGCTGCTCGGCCGCCGGCGTGCTGACACCCGAGATGGTGGCCACCATGGCCGCGCAGCCCATCATCCTGGCGCTGGCCAACCCCGAGCCCGAGATCCGGCCCGAGCTGGCCAAGGCGGCGCGGCCCGACTGCATCGTGGCCACGGGCCGGTCGGATTATCCGAACCAGGTCAACAACGTCCTGTGCTTTCCCTACATCTTTCGCGGTGCGCTCGATTGCGGCGCCACGCGCATCAACGAGGCCATGAAGCTGGCCTGCGTGCGCGAGATCGCGGCGCTGGCCAAGGCCGAGACGCCGTCCGAGGTGGCCGCGGCCTATGCCGGCCAGGAGCTGCGTTTCGGGCCCGACTACATCATTCCCAAACCCTTTGATGCGCGGCTGATCCTGCGCATTGCCCCGGCCGTGGCCCAGGCCGCCGCCGAGAGCGGCGTGGCCACGCGGCCGATCGCCGACCTCGACGCCTACCGCCAGCAGCTGGGCCGCTTTGTCTACCAGACGGGCATGGTGATGCGCCCGGTGTTTGCCGCGGCCAAGGCCGCCCACGCCCGCCAGCCGGTGCGCGTGGTGTACGCCGAGGGCGAAGACGAACGCGTGCTGCGTGCGGTGCAGGTGGTGCTCGATGAAGGCCTGGCGCGGCCCATCCTGATCGGCCGGCCGGCGGTGATGGCCATGCGCATCGAGCGCGCCGGCCTGCGCCTGAAGGCCGGTGTCGACTTCGATGTGTGCGACCCCGAGGACGACCCGCGCTTTCGCAGCTACTGGGCGCTGTACCACCAGCTGATGGGCCGCGACGGCGTGTCGCAAGAGGCCGCCAAGGCGGCAGTGCGCCGCAGCAACACGCTGATTGCCTGCCTGATGCTGCGCCGTGGCGAGGCCGAGGCCATGCTGTGCGGCCTGGTGGGCCAGTACGACGCGCACCTGGCGCATGTGTGCAAGGTGATCGGCCGCGCCCCCGGCGTGGGCACGCTGGCCGCCATGAACGCGTTGATGCTCGAGGAGCACACGCTGTTCATCACCGACACCTTCGTCAACGAGACGCCCGACGCCGCGGCGCTGGCCGAGATTGCCCGCCTGGCCGCCAACGAGGTGCGGCGCTTCGGCATGCCGCCCAAGGTGGCCTTTGTCTCGCACTCGATGTACGGCTCGTCGCAGCGCGAATCGGCGCGCCGCATGCGCGCCGCGCGCGACCTGTTCGTGCAGTGGTGTCCCGACGTGGAATGCGATGGCGAGCTGCAGGGCGACGCGGCCCTGTCGGAGCCCATCCGCGAAAGCTTTCTGGCCGATGCCACGCTCAAGGGCGCGGCCAACCTGCTGGTGCTGCCCAACCTGGACGCGGCCAACATCCTGTTCAATGTGCTCAAGGTCACCAGCGGCCACGGCGTCACCATCGGCCCGATGCTGCTGGGCGCGGCCGCACCGGTGCATGTGCTCACGCCCTCGGCCACCATGCGCCGGGTGGTCAACATGACCGCGCTGGCCGTGGCCGACGCCACGGCGCCGAAAGAAACCGCGCGGTAA
- the pyk gene encoding pyruvate kinase has product MPRATKIVATLGPASSDPEVLERMLRAGVDVVRLNFSHGKAQDHIDRARLVREIAAKVGKPVALMADLQGPKIRVGKFAAGKTMLVAGAPFVLDAARTEPGDDLGVGLDYKELPRDVKPGDTLLLNDGLLVLTVEVVRGDQVHTTVKIGGELSNNKGINKQGGGLTAPALTAKDMEDIKTAMAFQCDYLAVSFPKNATDMEMARQLANVAGEAYRHKPAMIAKIERSEAIPQLEAILKASDGIMVARGDLAVEVGNAAVPALQKKMIRMAREMDKVAITATQMMESMIVNPVPTRAEVSDVANAVLDGTDAVMLSAETAAGKYPVETVEQMAQIALEAERAEDVRLDANFTDRAFGRIDQSIAMGALFTAHHLGCKAIVALTESGSTALWMSRHNIHVPIFGITSKPTSERRMALYRNVRPVLMSSHSDRDAALADAERVLVSREVLRPGDTYAITCGEPMGYPGGTNMLKVCRVG; this is encoded by the coding sequence ATGCCACGTGCCACCAAGATCGTTGCCACCCTCGGCCCTGCCAGCAGCGACCCCGAGGTGCTGGAGCGCATGCTGCGCGCCGGCGTGGATGTGGTGCGGCTGAACTTCAGCCACGGCAAGGCGCAGGACCACATCGACCGCGCCCGGCTGGTGCGCGAGATCGCCGCCAAGGTGGGCAAGCCGGTGGCCCTGATGGCCGACCTGCAGGGCCCCAAGATCCGCGTGGGCAAGTTTGCCGCCGGCAAGACCATGCTGGTGGCCGGCGCGCCCTTCGTGCTGGACGCCGCGCGCACCGAGCCTGGCGACGACCTGGGCGTGGGCCTCGACTACAAGGAGCTGCCGCGCGACGTGAAGCCCGGCGACACCCTGCTGCTCAATGACGGCCTGCTGGTGCTGACGGTGGAAGTCGTGCGCGGCGACCAGGTGCACACCACGGTCAAGATCGGCGGCGAGCTCAGCAACAACAAGGGCATCAACAAGCAGGGCGGCGGCCTGACCGCGCCGGCGCTCACCGCCAAGGACATGGAGGACATCAAGACCGCCATGGCCTTCCAGTGCGACTACCTGGCGGTGAGCTTCCCGAAAAACGCCACCGACATGGAGATGGCGCGCCAGCTGGCCAATGTGGCCGGCGAGGCCTACCGCCACAAGCCGGCGATGATTGCCAAGATCGAGCGCAGCGAGGCCATTCCGCAGCTCGAGGCCATCCTCAAGGCCAGCGACGGCATCATGGTGGCGCGCGGTGATCTGGCGGTGGAGGTGGGCAACGCCGCCGTGCCCGCGCTGCAGAAGAAGATGATCCGCATGGCGCGCGAGATGGACAAGGTGGCCATCACCGCCACGCAGATGATGGAGAGCATGATCGTCAACCCGGTGCCCACCCGCGCCGAGGTGAGCGACGTGGCCAACGCGGTGCTCGACGGCACCGACGCGGTGATGCTTAGCGCCGAAACGGCCGCCGGCAAGTACCCGGTGGAGACGGTGGAGCAGATGGCGCAGATCGCGCTGGAGGCCGAGCGTGCTGAAGACGTGCGCCTGGACGCCAACTTCACCGACCGCGCCTTCGGCCGCATCGACCAGAGCATTGCGATGGGTGCGCTGTTCACCGCCCATCACCTGGGCTGCAAGGCCATCGTGGCGCTCACCGAATCGGGCAGCACCGCGCTGTGGATGAGCCGGCACAACATCCATGTGCCGATCTTCGGCATCACCAGCAAGCCCACCAGCGAGCGGCGCATGGCGCTCTACCGCAACGTGCGTCCGGTGCTGATGTCGTCGCACTCCGACCGCGACGCCGCGCTGGCCGATGCCGAGCGCGTGCTGGTCAGCCGCGAGGTGCTGCGCCCCGGCGACACCTACGCCATCACCTGCGGCGAGCCCATGGGCTACCCGGGCGGCACCAACATGCTCAAGGTCTGCCGCGTCGGCTGA
- a CDS encoding STAS-like domain-containing protein: MAQPQAPRSPLSKACDCITELVIRHPDALPHKLAARLAMPPDAARELCDQLVDLQWLEPTGTAARPAWRPGALRQVVRRYGLAGLQEDVPWQHDFAPYFALPDNVARIAQHAFTELMNNAIDHSGGRQVTISMRQTPLQMQMLVSDDGRGVFSSIGRQFKIEDPVHAMLELAKGKLSSQPDRHTGRGLFFTAKMADIFDLHANGAAFQQRDWDREEWQRGRPACGRGTSIYVAVALDTERTVDEVLRQFSADGESYAFERTVVPMKLLTAPQVGLESRAQARRIAQRLSDFRCVELDFDGLSDIGHGFADELMRVFKREHPQVKLVPVNMAPRVAALVHSVAA; encoded by the coding sequence ATGGCCCAGCCACAAGCTCCCCGTTCGCCCCTGAGCAAGGCCTGCGACTGCATCACCGAACTGGTGATCCGTCACCCCGACGCGTTGCCGCACAAGCTGGCCGCACGCCTGGCGATGCCGCCCGACGCGGCGCGCGAGCTGTGCGACCAGCTGGTGGATCTGCAATGGCTCGAGCCCACCGGCACGGCCGCGCGCCCGGCCTGGCGCCCCGGCGCGCTGCGCCAGGTGGTGCGCCGCTACGGCCTGGCCGGCCTGCAGGAAGATGTGCCCTGGCAGCACGACTTCGCGCCCTACTTTGCGCTGCCCGACAACGTGGCGCGCATTGCCCAACATGCGTTCACCGAGCTGATGAACAACGCCATCGACCACAGCGGCGGGCGCCAGGTCACGATCTCGATGCGCCAGACGCCGCTGCAGATGCAGATGCTGGTCAGCGACGACGGCCGCGGCGTGTTCAGCAGCATCGGCCGCCAGTTCAAGATCGAGGACCCGGTGCATGCCATGCTCGAGCTGGCCAAGGGCAAGCTCAGCAGCCAGCCCGACCGCCACACCGGCCGCGGCCTGTTCTTCACCGCCAAGATGGCCGACATCTTCGACCTGCATGCCAATGGCGCCGCGTTTCAGCAGCGCGACTGGGACCGCGAGGAATGGCAGCGCGGCCGCCCGGCCTGTGGCCGCGGCACCTCGATCTACGTGGCGGTGGCGCTCGACACCGAGCGCACGGTCGACGAGGTGCTGCGCCAGTTCAGCGCCGATGGCGAGAGCTATGCCTTCGAGCGCACCGTGGTGCCGATGAAGCTGCTCACCGCGCCGCAGGTGGGGCTGGAGTCACGTGCGCAGGCGCGCCGCATTGCGCAGCGCCTGTCCGATTTCCGCTGCGTGGAGCTCGACTTCGATGGCCTGTCCGACATCGGCCACGGCTTTGCCGACGAGCTGATGCGGGTGTTCAAGCGCGAGCATCCGCAGGTCAAGCTGGTGCCGGTGAACATGGCCCCGCGCGTGGCCGCGCTGGTGCACAGCGTGGCGGCCTGA
- the fba gene encoding class II fructose-bisphosphate aldolase (catalyzes the reversible aldol condensation of dihydroxyacetonephosphate and glyceraldehyde 3-phosphate in the Calvin cycle, glycolysis, and/or gluconeogenesis), which yields MPLVSMRQLLDHAAENGYGIPAFNVNNLEQVQAVMAAADEVGAPVILQASAGARKYAGEPFIKHLIQAATEAYPHIPLVMHQDHGTSPKVCEGAIHLGFGSVMMDGSLREDGKTPADFDYNVSVTSQVVAMAHKVGVTVEGELGCLGNLETGEAGEEDGIGAEGKLDHSQMLTDPEEAAVFVKATQLDALAIAIGTSHGAYKFSRKPTGDILAISRVKEIHARIPNTHLVMHGSSSVPAELLAIINQYGGKMKETYGVPIEEIQEAIKHGVRKINIDTDIRLAMTGAVRKFMAENPDKFDAREWLKPAREAAKAICKQRYMEFGCEGQAGKIKGHTLADMAARYAGGQLAQLVK from the coding sequence ATGCCTCTCGTCTCGATGCGCCAACTGCTGGACCATGCCGCCGAAAACGGCTACGGCATCCCGGCCTTCAACGTCAACAACCTCGAGCAGGTGCAGGCCGTGATGGCTGCGGCCGACGAAGTGGGCGCCCCGGTGATCCTGCAGGCCAGCGCCGGCGCCCGCAAGTACGCCGGCGAGCCCTTCATCAAGCACCTGATCCAGGCGGCCACCGAGGCCTACCCGCACATCCCGCTGGTGATGCACCAAGACCACGGCACCAGCCCCAAGGTGTGCGAAGGCGCGATCCACCTGGGCTTCGGCTCGGTGATGATGGACGGCAGCCTGCGCGAGGACGGCAAGACCCCCGCCGACTTCGACTACAACGTCAGCGTCACCAGCCAGGTGGTGGCCATGGCACACAAGGTGGGCGTCACGGTGGAAGGCGAGCTCGGCTGCCTGGGCAACCTCGAAACCGGTGAGGCCGGCGAAGAAGACGGCATCGGCGCCGAAGGCAAGCTCGACCACAGCCAGATGCTGACCGACCCGGAAGAGGCCGCGGTGTTCGTCAAGGCCACGCAGCTCGACGCGCTGGCGATTGCCATCGGCACCAGCCACGGCGCCTACAAGTTCAGCCGCAAGCCCACCGGCGACATCCTGGCCATCAGCCGCGTCAAGGAGATCCACGCGCGCATCCCCAACACCCACCTGGTGATGCACGGCTCGTCGTCGGTGCCGGCTGAACTGCTGGCCATCATCAACCAGTACGGCGGCAAGATGAAGGAGACCTACGGTGTGCCCATCGAGGAGATCCAGGAAGCCATCAAGCACGGCGTGCGCAAGATCAACATCGACACCGACATCCGCCTGGCGATGACCGGCGCGGTGCGCAAGTTCATGGCCGAGAACCCCGACAAGTTCGACGCCCGCGAGTGGCTCAAGCCCGCACGCGAGGCCGCCAAGGCCATCTGCAAGCAGCGCTACATGGAGTTTGGCTGCGAAGGCCAGGCCGGCAAGATCAAGGGCCACACGCTGGCCGACATGGCAGCGCGTTATGCCGGCGGCCAGCTGGCCCAGCTGGTGAAGTGA